One genomic window of Mustela lutreola isolate mMusLut2 chromosome 14, mMusLut2.pri, whole genome shotgun sequence includes the following:
- the LRRN2 gene encoding leucine-rich repeat neuronal protein 2 has translation MSQPSPSRQGWRAAPGRVRSDAHPSPRRMTVLGGPSACELARVEGLQTLLVDGPLPCSSIMRLLVAPLVLAWVAGATATVPVVPWRVPCPPQCACQIRPWYTPRSSYREANTVDCNDLFLTAVPPGLPVGTQTLLLQSNSIVRVDQSELSYLVNLTELDLSQNSFSDARDCDFRALPQLLSLHLEENQLTRLEDQSFSGLTGLQELYLNHNQLYRIAPRAFAGLGNLLRLHLNSNLLRAIDSRWFESLPNLEILMIGGNKVDAILDMNFRPLANLRSLVLAGMNLREISDYALEGLQSLESLSFYDNQLAWVPRRALEQVPGLKFLDLNKNPLQRVGPGDFTNMLHLKELGLNNMEELVSIDKFALVNLPELTKLDITNNPRLSFIHPRAFHHLPQMETLMLNNNALSALHQQTVESLPNLQEVGLHGNPIRCDCVIRWANATGTRVRFIEPQSTLCAEPPDLQRRPVREVPFREMTDQCLPLISPRSFPASLQVASGDSLLLHCRALAEPEPEIYWVTPAGVRLTAARAGRKYRVYPEGTLELRRVTADEAGLYTCVAQNLVGTDSKTVSVVVGRAPLQPGRDEGWGLELRVQETHPYRILLSWVPPPNTVSTNLTWSSAASPRGQGSPALARLPRGTHSFNITRLLQATEYWACLQVAFADAHTQLACVWTRTKEATPCHRALGDRPGLIAMLALAVLLLAVGLAAHLGTGRPRQRVGGRPLLPAWAFWGWSAPSVRVVSAPLVLAWNPGRKLSRSLEGETLSPPLLQNS, from the coding sequence ATgagccagcccagccccagccgaCAAGGATGGAGAGCCGCACCCGGGAGGGTAAGAAGCGACGCCCACCCATCCCCACGTAGAATGACTGTCCTGGGAGGACCCTCAGCCTGTGAACTGGCAAGAGTGGAAGGACTCCAGACTCTTCTCGTGGATGGTCCCCTACCCTGCAGCTCCATCATGAGGCTCCTTGTGGCCCCCCTCGTGCTGGCCTGGGTGGCTGGTGCCACTGCCACCGTGCCCGTGGTACCCTGGCGCGTGCCCTGCCCCCCTCAATGCGCCTGCCAGATCCGGCCCTGGTACACACCCCGATCGTCCTACCGCGAGGCCAACACCGTGGACTGCAACGACCTGTTCCTAACAGCCGTGCCGCCCGGGCTGCCCGTGGGCACTCAGACCTTGCTTCTGCAGAGCAACAGCATCGTCCGTGTGGACCAGAGTGAGCTCAGCTATCTGGTCAACCTCACAGAGCTGGACCTGTCCCAGAACAGCTTTTCGGACGCCCGAGACTGTGACTTCCGGGCCCTGCCCCAGCTGCTGAGCCTGCACCTGGAGGAGAACCAGCTGACCCGGCTGGAGGACCAGAGCTTCTCGGGGCTGACTGGCCTACAGGAGCTCTATCTCAACCACAACCAGCTCTACCGCATCGCCCCCAGGGCTTTCGCCGGCCTCGGCAACCTGCTGCGGCTACACCTCAACTCCAACCTGCTGAGGGCCATCGACAGCCGCTGGTTCGAGTCGCTGCCCAACCTGGAGATCCTCATGATCGGGGGCAACAAGGTAGATGCCATCCTGGACATGAACTTCCGGCCGCTGGCCAATTTGCGCAGCCTGGTGCTGGCAGGCATGAACCTTCGGGAGATCTCCGACTACGCCCTGGAGGGCTTGCAAAGCCTGGAGAGCCTCTCCTTCTATGACAACCAGCTGGCGTGGGTGCCCCGGCGGGCCCTGGAGCAGGTGCCCGGGCTCAAATTTTTGGACCTGAACAAGAACCCACTGCAGCGGGTAGGGCCCGGGGACTTCACCAACATGCTGCACCTCAAGGAGCTAGGGCTAAACAACATGGAGGAGCTGGTTTCCATCGACAAGTTCGCTCTGGTCAACCTCCCCGAGCTGACCAAGCTGGACATCACCAACAACCCCCGGCTGTCCTTCATCCACCCCCGCGCCTTCCACCACCTGCCCCAGATGGAGACCCTCATGCTCAACAACAATGCTCTCAGTGCCTTGCACCAGCAGACGGTGGAGTCCCTGCCCAACCTGCAGGAAGTGGGTCTCCATGGCAACCCCATCCGCTGCGATTGCGTCATCCGCTGGGCCAACGCCACGGGCACCCGGGTCCGCTTCATAGAGCCGCAGTCCACCCTGTGCGCTGAGCCGCCAGACCTCCAGCGCCGCCCTGTCCGTGAGGTGCCCTTCCGGGAGATGACAGACCAATGCCTGCCCCTCATCTCCCCCCGCAGCTTCCCCGCCAGCCTCCAGGTGGCCAGTGGAGACAGCCTGCTGCTGCACTGTCGGGCGCTGGCCGAACCGGAACCTGAGATCTACTGGGTCACTCCGGCCGGGGTCCGACTGACGGCTGCCCGTGCGGGCAGGAAGTACCGGGTGTACCCAGAGGGGACCCTCGAGCTGCGGAGGGTGACGGCAGATGAGGCGGGGCTGTATACGTGTGTGGCCCAGAACCTGGTGGGGACTGACAGTAAGACGGTTAGTGTGGTGGTTGGCCGGGCTCCCCTGCAGCCAGGCCGGGACGAGGGATGGGGGCTGGAGCTCCGGGTGCAGGAGACCCACCCTTATCGCATCCTGCTGTCTTGGGTCCCCCCACCCAACACAGTCTCTACCAACCTCACCTGGTCCAGCGCCGCCTCCCCCCGGGGCCAGGGCTCCCCTGCTCTGGCCCGCCTGCCACGGGGCACTCACAGCTTCAACATCACCCGCCTCCTTCAGGCCACGGAGTACTGGGCCTGCCTGCAAGTGGCCTTTGCTGATGCCCACACCCAGTTGGCATGCGTATGGACCAGGACTAAGGAGGCCACTCCTTGCCACAGAGCCTTAGGGGACCGGCCCGGGCTCATAGCCATGCTGGCTCTTGCTGTCCTCTTGCTGGCAGTGGGGCTAGCCGCCCACCTGGGCACTGGTCGGCCCAGGCAGAGGGTGGGTGGGCGGCCTCTCCTTCCAGCCTGGGCTTTTTGGGGCTGGAGCGCCCCCTCGGTCCGAGTGGTGTCTGCGCCCCTCGTCCTGGCCTGGAATCCAGGAAGGAAGCTGTCCAGGTCTTTGGAAGGGGAAACACTGTCCCCACCATTGCTGCAAAA